Proteins encoded by one window of Perca fluviatilis chromosome 13, GENO_Pfluv_1.0, whole genome shotgun sequence:
- the ccdc126 gene encoding coiled-coil domain-containing protein 126, which produces MLGALLRRNMSQKLSVLLLVFGLAWGLMLLRYTVQQPRHQSSAELREQILELSRRYVKVLTEENQNAPGGPQGTSMAGYADLKRTIAVLLDDILTRLVKLEGKIELAVNASSTNTSHTAGGVLASAPAALQKPLKQESPGSHPETSRLHPHIPNRPRPHQGA; this is translated from the exons ATGCTGGGTGCACTCTTGCGGAGGAACATGTCCCAGAAGCTGAGTGTGCTGCTACTGGTATTCGGCCTGGCGTGGGGACTTATGCTGCTGCGCTACACTGTGCAGCAGCCTCGCCATCAGAGCAGCGCCGAGCTACGTGAGCAGATCCTGGAGCTCAGCCGGCGATACGTCAAAGTTCTGACAGAGGAGAACCAGAATGCACCAGGTGGGCCGCAGGGAACATCCATGGCTGGTTATG cTGATCTGAAGAGGACTATCGCTGTGCTACTGGATGACATTCTGACGCGGCTGGTCAAACTGGAGGGGAAAATCGAGTTGGCGGTCAATGCCTCCTCCACTAACACCTCCCACACAGCAGGGGGCGTTCTTGCCTCTGCTCCCGCTGCCCTACAGAAACCTTTAAAGCAGGAGTCCCCTGGCAGCCACCCAGAGACATCTCGCCTTCACCCACACATCCCTAATAGGCCTCGGCCACATCAAGGAGCATAG